Proteins co-encoded in one Camelus bactrianus isolate YW-2024 breed Bactrian camel chromosome 6, ASM4877302v1, whole genome shotgun sequence genomic window:
- the SLC51B gene encoding organic solute transporter subunit beta: protein MNYSEEVTGAPLVTEVSQELLEEMLWFFRVEDATPWNSSMFALVAVVVVISMVLLGRSIQANRNQKKLPQEKQTPEALYLAEDGTKEDSNLTTLRETLLSEKQNLAQVEMELKNSDVPLAFPPDPRESES, encoded by the exons ATGAACTACAGTGAGGAGGTTACCGGGGCCCCACTTGTCACCGAGGTGTCTCAGGAGCTGCTGGAAGAAATGCTTTGGTTTTTTCGGGTAGAAGATG CAACTCCTTGGAATAGCTCCATGTTTGCCCTGGTGGCCGTGGTGGTCGTGATAAGCATGGTCCTCTTGGGAAGGAGCATCCAGGCAAACAG AAATCAAAAGAAGCTGCCACAGGAAAAACAAACTCCAGAAGCCCTATACTTAGCCGAGGATGGAACCAAAGAAGACAGCAACCTGACCACCCTAAGAGAGACTTTGCTCTCAGAAAAGCAAAATTTGGCCCAGGTGGAAATGGAGTTAAAAAACAGTGATGTGCCTCTGGCCTTTCCTCCAGACCCACGAGAATCTGAGAGCTAG